CGACAAGACGCACCTGAACTGGAAGGGGTCGTATGTCTTCGGGCGGATTGTGGCGGTCGATCTGGGCAAGGCTGTTCCTGCGCTTGAGAAATATGTGCAGCCCGAGGCGGCGAAACTTCCTCCTGCGGGTGAGAAGGCGATGGCGATTATCAACGGTGGTCCGGTGAAGATCGTGTTGGTGGGCGACTCGACGGTGAACGCAGAAGGCGGTTGGGGCAAAGGCTTCTGCGCGGATGTGACTCCGAATGTGACGTGCATCAACGAGGCGCTGAACGGACGCAGTTCGAAGAGCTTCATCGACGAAGGCGCGTGGGCAAAGGCGCTTGCGGACAAGGGCGATTATTACCTGATTCAGTTTGGCCACAACGACCAGAAGCCGGATGCGAAGCGTCATACCGATCCGGGCACGACGTATGATGCGAACCTGCGGCGCTACATTGCGGATGTGCAGGCGATTGGCGGAGTTCCGGTGCTGGTCACGTCGCTTTCGCGGCGGAACTACAAAGACGGCAAGCTGGTGCTCGATCTGACTGCTTATGCCGATGCGACGAAGCACGTTGGCGAAGAAGAGAATGTTGCCGTCATCGATTTGAACGCGATGTCGGTGAAGCTGCTGGAGGGTATGACGCAGGAGCAGGCCGACCAGTTCGATGCGTCGGGCCATCCGGATGCGCGCGCAGAAAATAGCGGGCATATGAAGATCGACCGCACACATTTGAATGCCCACGGGCAGGAGGTCTTTGGCCGCATGGTTGCCGATACTCTTGCGCGCGAGCAGGTGGAGCTTGGGCCGGACATCGAAGGTGTTCCGGCTGCCGCGAGTGCGAAGTGATGAGACTGCGAGAGGCCTAACACTGATTTACACCGATCTTAAAACACAGGGTGACCGCGGATGTGCGTGGACAGACACGGATTCTTTCCTCATCCGCGCAATTCCGTGGAATCCGTGGTCAAGTCGTTCTATCGATGCAATCGGTGTTATGTCTCTCGTGCGGTTTTATTTCGGGGACCACTGCTCGTCCGCTGATGGGCCGTAGAGCGCGGGGACGGGGATGTTGTTGAGGCGGAGGTAGACGCCTAGCTGCGAGGTGTGGTGGACGAGGTGGTTGAAGAACATCTGCCGGAAGGCGAACAGGCGTGGGCCCTTGGAGATGACCTGCTCGCCCCAGGTGAACGGCCACGACTTCTCGAGATGTTCGTCACTGGCTCCAGCGAGTGCGGCGCGGCAGCGGGCGGATGATTCGTCCAGCGCCTTGAGTGCTGCGCCGCGTGTGGTGAAGTCGAGCGACATGTGAGGGCGCTTGGGAGCGGCGAGGTCCATGCCTTCGTCTTCGATGATGTAGTAGCCGAACTGTGGCAGCGTGGCGCAGTGCATGGCGAGTTTGCCCAGCTCCATGGATTTCTCGTGACACTTCCAGTCGTTCTTGCCTTCGGGGACGCGCTCGAGGGTGCGGCGCGTGTGGTCAATTTCGATGTCGTAGTCCTGCAGAAGAAGTTCGGCGATTGTCATAGCGATTCCTTTCAGTTGTCAGGGTTCTTCGTCTCTGATGCTGCTTTTGCGGTTCGCGATGAAGAATAAACAAGCCATGCTGACACCGTACTGTCAGCATGGCTTGTCTGGTTGAATTGAAAGTTACAGCCCGGTGATGTTGTAGCCGCAGTCCACGTAGGTGGTTTCGCCGGTGATACCGCTGGCGAGGTCGCTTGAGAGGAAGAGCGCGGTGTTGCCGACTTCGAGCTGGTCCACATTGCGGTGAAGTGGGGCGCGCTGTTCGACGGCGGTGAGGATGGTGGTGAAGTCGCTGATGCCGCGTGCGGCGAGCGTCTTGATGGGGCCGGCGGAGATGGCGTTGACGCGGATCTTCTGCGCGCCGAGGTCGGCGGCGAGGTAGCGGACGGCGGCTTCGAGCGCGGCCTTGGCGACGCCCATGATGTTGTAGTTGGGGAAGACCTTGAGCGAGCCGTAGTAGGTCAGGGTGAGGATGCTGCCTCCGTCGGTCATCAGCGGGGCCGCTGCGCGCGCGAGGGCGATCAGCGAGTAGGCGCTGATGTCGTGGGCGATGCGGAAGTCATCGCGGGTGGTGTTGAGGACGGAGTTCTTGATGTTGGGGGCGAAGCCGATGGAGTGGACGAGGATGTCGAGTTTGCCATAGGCGGACTTCAGCTCACCGAAGACCTGGTCGATGTCGGCGTCGGAGGAGACATCGCAGCGGAAGGTGCGGGCTCCGGGCAGCTCGGCGGCGAGCTCGTCGGCGTCGCGCTGGAGACGCTCGTTCTGGTAGCAGATGGCGAGCGTGGCGCCGGCTTCGGAGAGCTTCTGGGCGATGCCCCAGGCGATGCTGCGTTTGTTGGCGAGTCCGAAGACGACGGCGACTTTGCCTTTGAGGTCGATCATGGTCTGGTGTGTGCTCCTGTTCGGGTTTCCGTTGGTAAGGATAGCAAGTTAGCGAGTCAGCAGGTTAGCTGGTCAGCCAGTCGTACTGGGCTTCGGTGAGCGGGACTACGGAGAGGCGGAACTGGCGGAAGAGGAGCGAGTCTTTGAAGACGGCTGCCTTGCGGATCTCGTCGAGCGGCTTCTCGTGCTTGAGGCGCTTGACCGGCTTGATGCGGACGTTCGGGTTCTTCGGGTCGGTCGCATCGACCGAGACGACCTTGGCGGTGCCGATGGCGGCCTTGCCGATGTTCGAGTGGTAGATGACGAGCTTTTCGCCGGGCTTCATGTTGCGGAGGTAGAGCAGGGCCTGGTTGTTGGAGATGCCGTCCCAGGTGGTCTCGCCGTCGCGCACGAGGTCGTCGTAGGAGTACTTGTTCGGTTCGGTCTTGAGGAGAAAGGGCATCGCGGCTCCTGTGGTTTGAAGTACCCCCTACCCGTACCCAAGTACCAAAGTATTCAAAACAGGTGGTTTAGGAGGAGAGACTTTGCCCTGCCGCCGGCGATGCCGCCATAGGAGGGCCTACTTCTATTATAGGATGCCGAGAAAACTAAACCGCCACGAAGATGTGCTTTTATATGTGCTATTTAGGGGAGCATGGGGCTTGACAGGCGTTTTCGTCGGGCCGGAGGCGGACTCATTTCATCAGCCAGGTCAGATAGCCGGGCAGCGAGTGAAGCTGGTCGACATGGTCGGGCGCGGAGTTTCCGGCAAAGCCGACGACGAGCAGGCCGCCGCTCTTGACTTCGCTGAGCATCTGGGTCTTCATGGGGCCCCAGCGAACGACAGGGTGAGGCTTGAGGCTCCACTCGTGCAGAAGATAATCGGCGGTCTCGGTGGTGCTGGCGAAGGTGCCGGGAAATATCTCTGAGTGCGTGATGATGAAACGCTTTTTATTGGCCATGGCATCGCGCCCGAAGCGCAGCCAGACGTCGAGGTTGCCGGTTTCGATCTGGGATTCGAGCGGACCGGGTTTGCCGTTGACGTATCCGGTGTGCACGCCGTCGATGCAGAGCACACGGTGTATGCGGTCGTAGGAGGCCGGGTCGTTGAGAATCTGCCGCAGCGCGCCGCAACCGGCGCTCCAGCCGCCGAGATCGATCTCGCTGAAGGTGATGCCGCTTTTGGCTTCTGCTTCGGTAATGAGCGTGGAAAATCGGCCTGGGTCGGTAAAGAGCTTGGTATAACTTCCGGAGCCCGCACCAGCCTGAACGGTGACGACAGCCATATTGTGCTGGCGGGAGATAGCGAGTTGAGGCAGCCAATCGCCGCCATGGAAGAAGAAGAGCAGCCGGACGCCGTGTTTCTGCGTGACCCTTTGCGGAACGAAGAGAGTGCCGAGCTCCAGAGGAAGCCGCTGGCCTGCAGGCGTGGTCTTCGTCAGTCGCGGATGCTCGCGCGTGTGTTCAACCATGGGCGAAGGGTTTTGAGGGGACTGCGCAGCGAGGGTAGCGGTGAGGAAGAGAAGAAGGGAGAAGACGAGCGCTCGCCTGGGAGTGGTGCATCTCCACCTGTCGCATAGAGCTGCGATGGATGGGACACCCGAGCGGCTGAGATATTTTTTCATGACCAGAATTATAGGGAGCGATTAGCCGCCGAGGTCGAGGAGATGGACTTTGGAGAGCGG
This is a stretch of genomic DNA from Edaphobacter acidisoli. It encodes these proteins:
- a CDS encoding enoyl-ACP reductase FabI, which gives rise to MIDLKGKVAVVFGLANKRSIAWGIAQKLSEAGATLAICYQNERLQRDADELAAELPGARTFRCDVSSDADIDQVFGELKSAYGKLDILVHSIGFAPNIKNSVLNTTRDDFRIAHDISAYSLIALARAAAPLMTDGGSILTLTYYGSLKVFPNYNIMGVAKAALEAAVRYLAADLGAQKIRVNAISAGPIKTLAARGISDFTTILTAVEQRAPLHRNVDQLEVGNTALFLSSDLASGITGETTYVDCGYNITGL
- a CDS encoding rhamnogalacturonan acetylesterase yields the protein MAIGWTRLTVAVCVLVGTMAMAQGDPPRAFDAATASVRKPGTVVRIDLIGDSTQTDNAGYGRGFCANLTAAVDCVNMAKGGASTKTYRADGLWQRALETKPDYMLIQFGHNDEPSNPPLPRQTTMTEYEANLRRFVDEARAAGIKPVLVTPLTRRYFGADGRIHSDLAAHSETMRRVAAEMHVPLVDLQADSIAYLDRIGSKEADTLAITKKDSEGKTIFDKTHLNWKGSYVFGRIVAVDLGKAVPALEKYVQPEAAKLPPAGEKAMAIINGGPVKIVLVGDSTVNAEGGWGKGFCADVTPNVTCINEALNGRSSKSFIDEGAWAKALADKGDYYLIQFGHNDQKPDAKRHTDPGTTYDANLRRYIADVQAIGGVPVLVTSLSRRNYKDGKLVLDLTAYADATKHVGEEENVAVIDLNAMSVKLLEGMTQEQADQFDASGHPDARAENSGHMKIDRTHLNAHGQEVFGRMVADTLAREQVELGPDIEGVPAAASAK
- a CDS encoding DinB family protein; translation: MTIAELLLQDYDIEIDHTRRTLERVPEGKNDWKCHEKSMELGKLAMHCATLPQFGYYIIEDEGMDLAAPKRPHMSLDFTTRGAALKALDESSARCRAALAGASDEHLEKSWPFTWGEQVISKGPRLFAFRQMFFNHLVHHTSQLGVYLRLNNIPVPALYGPSADEQWSPK
- a CDS encoding EVE domain-containing protein; the protein is MPFLLKTEPNKYSYDDLVRDGETTWDGISNNQALLYLRNMKPGEKLVIYHSNIGKAAIGTAKVVSVDATDPKNPNVRIKPVKRLKHEKPLDEIRKAAVFKDSLLFRQFRLSVVPLTEAQYDWLTS